In Ananas comosus cultivar F153 linkage group 10, ASM154086v1, whole genome shotgun sequence, the following proteins share a genomic window:
- the LOC109715996 gene encoding aspartyl protease family protein At5g10770-like, which translates to MAIFSDSFFNCWVLLLFSTLSCSLFVSGVKLDAEYVVKMQPLQPSTVCSLSKDSNLSRLLTVIHRYGPCSPLQTEEKPSHEQIIDKDRTRVDSLHHRLSTASNIAGKDGLLDVSIPAHTGNLLSTGNYIVNVGIGTPKQDFSVVFDTGSDVSWFQCNPCNDCYLQNDPLFEPAKSSTYSSIGCGSSECTQLDTHSCSANAECRYDIEYSDNSRSTGNFGRDTLTLSPSDLLPNFTFGCGDSNSGLFGRADGLIGLGREKSSLISQASQKYGAIFSYCLPSLSSSTGYLSIGSGSAVPPNVRYTRMVSYASDSSSYYVKLVRIKVGGKKLDISQTVLSGAGTVMDSGTVITRLPQAAYSAMRAVFRQHMTHYKAAPALSILDTCYNVSGHDEVWVPAVELVFDSGASLNLGFDGIMYGSPSQACLAFAGNTKADEVSIIGNTQQRKFTVVYDISDQRIGFGANGCS; encoded by the exons ATGGCTATTTTCTCGGATAGTTTTTTCAATTGTTGggttcttcttttattttctactcTTTCTTGCTCTTTATTTGTATCTGGTGTAAAATTAGATGCTGAGTATGTGGTTAAAATGCAACCGTTGCAACCTAGCACGGTTTGTTCCTTGTCTAAAG ATTCAAATCTGTCGAGGCTACTGACTGTCATCCATCGGTACGGGCCGTGCTCACCGCTCCAAACGGAGGAAAAACCGTCGCACGAGCAAATCATTGACAAAGACCGAACTCGAGTCGACTCGCTCCACCATCGTCTTTCTACCGCATCCAATATCGCTGGCAAAGATGGCTTGCTGGACGTGTCGATCCCTGCCCACACCGGAAACTTACTTAGTACCGGCAACTACATCGTGAATGTGGGCATCGGAACTCCTAAACAGGACTTCTCCGTGGTCTTTGACACCGGCAGCGACGTCTCCTGGTTCCAGTGCAACCCGTGCAACGATTGTTACCTACAAAACGACCCGCTCTTCGAACCGGCCAAATCATCCACATACAGCAGCATCGGCTGCGGCTCGTCTGAGTGCACGCAACTCGACACGCACAGCTGCTCTGCCAATGCGGAATGCCGCTACGATATTGAATACAGCGACAACTCCAGGTCCACGGGGAACTTCGGCCGCGACACGCTGACTCTGAGTCCCTCCGACTTGCTGCCAAACTTTACGTTCGGTTGCGGCGACAGCAACAGCGGACTTTTCGGTCGGGCCGACGGTCTGATTGGCTTAGGCCGTGAGAAGTCCTCGCTGATTTCACAGGCGTCGCAAAAGTACGGTGCAATCTTCTCCTACTGCCTCCCGTCACTCTCAAGCTCGACTGGCTACCTGTCGATTGGCAGTGGCAGTGCGGTACCGCCGAACGTGCGATACACCAGGATGGTAAGCTACGCAAGCGATTCATCATCGTACTACGTAAAACTCGTGCGGATCAAAGTCGGAGGCAAGAAACTAGATATAAGCCAGACGGTGTTGTCAGGAGCCGGAACGGTGATGGACTCCGGGACGGTGATCACCAGACTGCCGCAGGCTGCTTACTCTGCGATGCGCGCGGTGTTCCGCCAGCACATGACGCACTATAAGGCGGCGCCGGCGCTGTCGATACTGGACACGTGTTACAACGTGAGCGGGCACGACGAGGTGTGGGTGCCGGCGGTGGAGCTGGTGTTCGACAGCGGGGCGAGCCTCAATTTGGGGTTCGACGGGATAATGTATGGCAGCCCATCGCAGGCTTGTTTAGCATTTGCTGGCAACACGAAGGCCGACGAAGTGAGCATCATCGGAAACACGCAGCAGAGGAAGTTCACCGTCGTTTATGATATCTCCGATCAAAGGATTGGGTTCGGTGCCAACGGCTgtagctga